In Glycine soja cultivar W05 chromosome 10, ASM419377v2, whole genome shotgun sequence, the genomic stretch AAGGCTTGGACTAATGGAAACATTCTCTGCCTTTATGAGGCATCAAATGGCAGATAGGGGGCGAAGCCATGACATCAGGGTGCGAACAGATTCAAATCCTGAACACAGTGCAAGTTTTGCTCCTCTGTTGATCTTTGGTGGCCACATACCTTTTAGATTGTCCAGACATGGTGGCTTTGAAGCTCTATTTAATGGGGCTCCAGGAATCGGTCTGACACAGGGTAACACAGGCGATTATTTTATCGGTCCTGGACTAGAAGAACTGTTTGAACAGCTTTCAGCTAACAACAGGCAAGGTCCCCTGCCGGCATCAAGGTCCTCGATCGATGCAATGCCTACCATCAAGATCGTGCAGAGGCATCTTCGATCAGATTCGCATTGTCCGGTGTGCAAAGATAAATTTGAACTGGGATCCAAAGCAAGACAAATGCCATGCAACCATTTATATCACTCAGATTGTATTGTTCCATGGTTGGTGCAGCATAACTCCTGCCCCGTTTGCCGCCAAGAACTGCCGCCACAAGGATTGAGTAGTAGTAACGGTGGCGCCAATGGTAGAAGTAGAAGTGCAAGGGTAAGTAGTAGTGGTAGGGAGAGCCATGGAAGGAGAAATCCATTTTCCTTTTTGTGGCCTTTTCGTTCTTCTCATTCTAGCAGTAATGATGAAGCAACAGGAAGCAGCACACCAACACCAACTATCCCTGAGAATAGCCATCATCATCATGCTGGGTATTCTGGGTGGCCATTTGAATGACTTGGTGTGAGtataacattttcttttgtttattaataTGCTCATGTTGATTTAAAAATCTTATGTACTGATGCTGCTTGCTTGGGGTGAAAACGGTTTGAGATCTGAGCCTACCAGTCTGGATTTGCTTTCTAAAGTTGTCAACTATTTTTGTATTAGTGGTTATTTATGCataattgtttgattttttttttttacgataaTTGTTGTTTGAATCTAATATTCAATATAGCaagttttctttgttttgtaggAGCTATTTCATATAATGTTAAATAAGTAGCTTTAAGAAAAGCTTATAGTTAATGCTTTTGATgtgaattttgtttaaaatgctTTAGTAAGAAATGAATTTGTCTAAAcatatctattattttatgaaatataataaaggaactcatttaaattttttaaaaaatataactaaatt encodes the following:
- the LOC114372514 gene encoding probable E3 ubiquitin-protein ligase RHC1A; translated protein: MSNSRNTHWCYSCRRPVRLGRRDVVCPSCNLGFVHELNDIVHVNPFDLFGMDNNEERDQRLGLMETFSAFMRHQMADRGRSHDIRVRTDSNPEHSASFAPLLIFGGHIPFRLSRHGGFEALFNGAPGIGLTQGNTGDYFIGPGLEELFEQLSANNRQGPLPASRSSIDAMPTIKIVQRHLRSDSHCPVCKDKFELGSKARQMPCNHLYHSDCIVPWLVQHNSCPVCRQELPPQGLSSSNGGANGRSRSARVSSSGRESHGRRNPFSFLWPFRSSHSSSNDEATGSSTPTPTIPENSHHHHAGYSGWPFE